A section of the Triticum dicoccoides isolate Atlit2015 ecotype Zavitan chromosome 7A, WEW_v2.0, whole genome shotgun sequence genome encodes:
- the LOC119327509 gene encoding 4-hydroxyphenylacetaldehyde oxime monooxygenase-like gives MPISQIPWQLLPQVQLPQQWQQLLLGLGLLLPVLVLVARGRKGLKLPPGPARLPVLGNLHQLGSLPHRSLRELARRHGPVMLLRLGATHMLVVSSASAAREVLKEHDADCCSRPACPGPKRLSYGFKNMAFAPYGEHWREMRKIFIVELLSMRRVKAAWGARQEQVDKLMAALAPDQPVALGEHIFAFTDGIIGTVALGNVYGADMLARKKHFQHVLDEAMDMLATFSAEDFFPNAAGRLVDRLTGLVARRDRLFSDLDDFFETVIEQHLDPARPKPENGGDLVDVLIDLWKQEHRGFTKDHVKAIIMDTFVGGIDTSSVTILWAMSELIRNPRVLKKAQQEIRAAVGESRARVQPDDLPKLNYLKMVLKETLRLYPPATLLLPRETMRHVKIGGYDVPATTRVAVNAWALGRDPASWGEDADEFNPDRFEAGARHGAVDLHGAHFELVPFGAGRRVCPGMAMALMNVEFALGNLLCGFDWALPEGAKAEDLCMEEAGGLTFHRKTPLVLVPTPYVPPSAASLN, from the exons ATGCCCATCTCCCAGATCCCCTGGCAGCTCCTCCCTCAGGTCCAGCTGCCCCAGCAATGGCAgcagctcctcctcggcctcggccTCCTGCTGCCTGTCCTGGTTCTGGTCGCGAGGGGCAGGAAAGGGCTCAAGCTGCCGCCGGGACCGGCGCGGCTGCCGGTGCTCGGCAACCTGCACCAGCTGGGCTCGCTCCCGCACCGGAGCCTGCGGGAGCTGGCGCGGCGGCACGGTCCCGTGATGCTGCTGCGCCTGGGCGCCACGCACATGCTGGTCGTGTCGTCGGCGTCGGCGGCGCGTGAGGTGCTCAAGGAGCACGACGCCGACTGCTGCAGCCGCCCGGCGTGCCCCGGCCCTAAGCGCCTGTCGTACGGCTTCAAGAACATGGCCTTCGCCCCCTACGGCGAGCACTGGCGCGAGATGCGCAAGATCTTCATCGTCGAGCTCCTCAGCATGCGCCGCGTCAAGGCCGCCTGGGGCGCGCGCCAGGAGCAGGTGGACAAGCTCATGGCCGCCCTCGCCCCCGACCAGCCGGTGGCGCTCGGCGAGCACATCTTCGCCTTCACCGACGGCATCATCGGCACCGTGGCGCTCGGGAACGTCTACGGCGCCGACATGCTGGCGCGCAAGAAGCACTTCCAGCACGTGCTCGACGAGGCCATGGACATGCTCGCCACCTTCTCCGCCGAGGACTTCTTCCCCAACGCCGCGGGTCGCCTCGTCGACCGCCTCACCGGCCTCGTCGCCCGCCGTGACCGCCTCTTCAGCGACCTCGACGACTTCTTCGAGACGGTCATCGAGCAGCACCTGGACCCCGCGAGGCCCAAGCCGGAGAACGGCGGTGACCTCGTCGACGTCCTCATCGACCTCTGGAAGCAGGAGCACCGTGGCTTCACCAAGGACCACGTCAAGGCCATCATCATG GACACTTTCGTGGGTGGCATCGACACGAGCTCCGTGACGATCCTGTGGGCGATGTCGGAGCTGATCCGGAACCCGCGGGTGCTGAAGAAGGCGCAGCAGGAGATCAGGGCGGCGGTCGGCGAATCGCGCGCCCGGGTGCAGCCGGACGACCTGCCCAAGCTCAACTACCTCAAGATGGTCCTCAAGGAGACCCTCAGGCTCTACCCGCCGGCGACGCTGCTGCTGCCGCGGGAGACGATGCGGCACGTCAAGATCGGCGGTTACGACGTGCCGGCGACGACGAGGGTCGCCGTCAACGCGTGGGCGCTCGGGAGGGACCCGGCGAGCTGGGGCGAGGACGCCGACGAGTTCAACCCGGACAGGTTCGAGGCCGGAGCGAGGCACGGCGCGGTGGACCTCCACGGCGCCCACTTCGAGCTGGTGCCGTTCGGCGCCGGGCGGCGGGTCTGCCCGGGCATGGCAATGGCGCTCATGAACGTGGAGTTCGCGCTGGGCAACCTGCTGTGCGGCTTCGACTGGGCGCTGCCGGAGGGGGCGAAGGCGGAGGACCTGTGCATGGAGGAGGCCGGCGGGCTCACCTTCCACCGCAAGACGCCGCTCGTGCTCGTGCCCACCCCGTACGTGCCGCCGTCCGCCGCTTCCCTTAATTAA